The sequence below is a genomic window from Leptolyngbya sp. SIO1E4.
GGGCAATGCGGCTAGCGATGGATTGGGCAAAGCGACGTTCAAACTCCATCATATGGTTGCTGCGATGGTCGTCATAGCCGTGGGCTTGCCCAGAGGTGCCTCGGTTGCGTCCCGTTTTTGTGTTGGCCCACAAATCTTGCCCCTGCATTTCTTTTTCGGCACCGTGTAATCCTTCATGCTCGATTAGATTCGGGCCGGCTTCATATTCATCAAACTCTGCAGGGCTCAGGGTTAAAAAGCGGGCTTTGGTGCCATCGATGACCGCCACAAGATAT
It includes:
- a CDS encoding host attachment protein; this translates as MSQYLVAVIDGTKARFLTLSPAEFDEYEAGPNLIEHEGLHGAEKEMQGQDLWANTKTGRNRGTSGQAHGYDDHRSNHMMEFERRFAQSIASRIAHLSQAHQVQQLILVAEPQILGIMRDVMAPSLTRQLTVHEVTKDLCRMSIKELHNYLAHRSLLPAFKRAGA